DNA sequence from the Thamnophis elegans isolate rThaEle1 chromosome 4, rThaEle1.pri, whole genome shotgun sequence genome:
GTTTTTACAAATGGTCAGTCATTAGTCATTTAGAAATAAGTGATCCAAGCATTCTGAAAAGGATTTTCACTTGTCTTGGCTATACAATAAAATACCTCATATTTTCATCATATCCTTATATTTATAGCCTTTTTGGGAAATAAGTAAACCAAAGACTATCCCAAAATATTTCAATCATATATCCATTTCAATCATGTTTCTAAAAAAAGGAGAGTTTTCTAATATGGAAAATTTTACTTTCACTATCACCAACTCAGTAGTGTTCAGACAGCAAAACACCTGTATTGCATTAAGAATACTGACTGAAAAAGGCTCTAACTCTTATTTGTTATTCATTCAGTTTGCCGTTCATTCAAATTTCTTTCAATTGCAATGATGATGTGTTGATGTAAATTCTCAGTCATGATGACAGTAATGATTTGCCAACAAACTAGGGATGACCCTTAGTGACCATATGCAAACAGCCTATGTATAAGTATCCaaataagaaggaagaaaaaaaataatcttaaaaaatGAGTACAGAATCCATATACAGAGAAATTACACCCCACTGCACAAGTGCCTCCCATCATGAGATTATCTTGTACACAGGATCCCCAACTTCAAGTGTTCCTGTTTCCTCAACTCCATATAGCCATCCAAAAGGAGGATTAGACTTATAGTCATGTTCTTCAGAAGGATCACACTTGCGATaactgaaaataaagaaaagaaatggaaaaacagaaTTAGAAATTATTTTGGAATAAAATAGATCCTATACATTTCAGGATATAGATGAATAGTGAACTTCAATTTTGAAGCACAGGAGATAATAGATATTTATCAACAGTGATTATGATAGCATGATCATCTATTAGAATGGAATGTTTTCATGCAACATATTCTGTCATTGATTTACAGAGGCATTAGTGTCACAGCCATATAAAATGGATTTAAGCTAGAGACATTGCACAGAGGAAGCAATTAGTTTCTCTAAGTGAAACTGGATTTACAGTTTTGCATAAATTATTAGAAATATTGGAGCTTTAACTGCCTGCTCAGCTGTTTCAGAATTATAAGTCTAATAGATGCAGAAGCCCCTGCTTCAAAATCAGAAAGAGAAGAAGACCAGGAACTACGGGtaggaaaggaaatgaagaaaaaaaatatttttaagtggTTTCAGTTAATTATTAGGATAAAGTATTTCAAATTATAACAAATGGGGAATTGCTTTAAAGAAGCTAGTTTGACTTATAAAAAATTGAATCTTGACAAATTAACTGATTTACACGCATACCATGTGAATCTGTCTGCCTAACATTGTATGTGTGAGCTACAAAAGATTTATTGAAAAGAGAGCTTAAAGTGCTAAGGTATTTGAAGATGTTAAAACAGTAAGAACATTCCTTATCATATATGTGGTGCTGGTTTCTGTTTGTAAATTGCTACTTTACGCTGAGTAACATTGTGAACTGATATAGAGACATCCAAACATCTAAAGAAGGAGCATTCATAAACATTATCTGCTACCTTTTCAGGGTTTTTAGAACTTCCTTTTCACCTATGATCCCAGTTTCTGGATCCACTGCTGTGAAAATGcacctacatttttttttttttttttttttttaattgattttatttgtaggccgcccttttccccgaggggactcagggcggctcacagaaaaccagggaggggggaatacagcactaagacgacaacacataataaaataataagcaacatgcatacaacattcgggcggggtaatggtccttatccccaggcctgacgggtgagccagttcttcaaggctgtgcggaaggcctggacggtggagagggtacgaatctctacggggagctcgttccaaagggtcggggccgctgctgagaaggccctcctccttgtggttgccagccgacattggctggccgatggaatgcggaggaggcctaacctatgagatcttataggtcgtagggaggtaattggcagaaggcggtctctcaagtatccagatccactgccatgtagggctttatgggtgatcaatagcaccttgaagcgcatccggagatcgacaggtagccagcgcagctcgcggaggataggtgtaatgcgggtgaatcggggtgcacccgcgatcactcgcgcggctgcgttctgcactagctgaagtcgccggatgctcctcaagggcagccccatgtagagcacgttgcagtattccagcctagaaatcacgagggcccgagtgactgttgtgagggcctcccggttcaggtagggtcgcaactggcgcaccaggcgtacctgggcgaatgcccccctggtcacagccgctatatgatggtcgaatgacagctgtgagtccaggaggactcccaagttgcgaaccctctctgaggggtgtaaaatttgaccccccagcctgagtgttggattaatggccaaatttttgggaggaaaacacaacagccactcggtcttttctgggttgagcacaagcttgttaatcctcatccagtccatgacggcttcaagcccccggtccattacgtcaaccgcttcattgatttggcacggggcggacagatacaattgagtatcgtccgcgtattgatggtatctaatcccgtgcctacggatgatctctcccagcggtttcatgtaaatgttaaatagtaggggggataagaccgaaccctgcggcaccccatatttcaggggccttggggacgatctttgccctcccactaacaccgactgcgacctgtccgagaggtaggaggagaaccaccgtaacacggtgcctcccactcccacctcccgcagtcttcgcagaaggataccatggtcgatggtatcgaaagccgctgaaaggtcgaggaggaccaggatggaggggtgcccttcatctctggctctccaaagatcatccatcaatgcgaccaaggcggtttcagtgctgtaaccgggtctgaagcctgactggaaggggtctaggtagtctgcttcctccaaggaccgttggagctggaaggccaccaccttctcaacaaccttccccagaaaggggaggttggagaccgggcggtagttgttaaggacagctggatctagggatggcttcttcaggaggggtctcaccaccgccgccttcagtgcggcggggaagttcccctcccgaagagaggcggttacaaccgcctggatccagcctcgtgtcacctcactgcagttagaaaccagccatgagggacacggatccagggcacaggtggaggaactcacagctctcatggccttgtccacatccccggggataacctcctgaaactcaacccagagctgttgaacTTGGTCCCCCTgggtctcggctggaactgcgggtgtggagtccaagtccgtccgaaaccgagcaattttgtccgctaagaattgggcatattcttcagctctgccctgcaagggttcccccgcctcccttttgttcaatagggagcgggttatcctgaacagggcggctgggcgggactcagcggatgcgaccagggaggctatgtgtgatcttttagctgccctaagtgccctagtatattccctggtgcaggtggttaccattgctcggttcgatgcggacttgtcggacctccaacggtgctctaggcatctcctccggcgcttcatctcccggagttcctcggtgaaccaagggggtctccgggatccgccgcctcggaggggccgcagtggcgcaatccggtcgagggcctctgacgctgccgagtgccacgcagcagccagagtttctgccggactgtgggcgagagtatcaggaataaccccaagctctgtctggaaccttactggctccataagacgcctggggcggaaccacctggtcggttcctcctccctacagtgggggtttggcctccggaagtcgagcctcagtaggtaatggtctgaccacgacaggggtatgatgtcactccccctcagaccaagatcacacatccactgctccgagagaaatacgaggtcaagcgtgtgtcccgctgaatgggttgggcctcggattacttgagtcaagcccatggctgtcatggaagccatgaactcctgcgccccatcagagttttcaccgagcgacggcaaattaaagtcccccaggaccatcagcctagggaactcaattgccagctcggctactgactcgaggagcgaggggagggctgctgcaacgctgttgggaggcaggtacgttagcagcaaacccacttgacccttgaggtccaactttaacagcaaagactcacacccgacaatctccggagcagggaccctacgaggaactaacgactcccggataacaacggccacacccccaccccttccctgggctctcggctgatgtagcacctgacaTAGATGTTGTCACATTTTAATTTCATGTAATAATACAAAtgtctttaaaaatgaaatttgtttTGTGTGGGAACATGAGATTAAAATACCATCATTAAACTCTCTTACCTTGGACATGACATTTTTCCTTTCAACTTAACAGTTCCAATTAATATATCAATCCAATAATCCTATATCAAAAAAATTGTCTGATTAGATACTTTGCAATTGCATTATTTGACTATTTTCCAATAATATATATGTTATTGAGCAACATTTCTGCAGTTTCTTTTTAAACCAATATACTCACAAGATCATATTTTAAAAGCTATTAAATTTAACATCACAATAAAACTCTTTTGAGGCATATCTGCAATAACATTAGAACTCAGGTGGAGAAAAATAGCAATTCAAACACTCAGTTAACATAGACCTGTAAGAACAAGTTTGATCTAGTAGTTATGACACCGGGCTTGAAAGCTGGAGACTGggagttcaaatcctgccttagccatgaaagctagtgagtgactttgggtcagtcattttctttcagcacaacccattttacagggctgttgttgtcgtcaataaaataggaggaggaagtttaTTGGATATTTTCACTgctttgtttataaaaataataaagatgggatacaaataaatagaataaaataataataatagtaataataataataatacttactTCTTCATAAGGACTACAGCCTTTAATAACAATATTCGGCCGGAAGATAGTTATTGAAGCTTTCTTTTCTAACCTTGTATTTAGATCATCCAAGGAAGCTTCAGAAATCAGCAAGAGTGGACTGGCTTCAGCATAGGcaacctttaaaaataaatacaaaaaatgtCTATCATTGATAATCATAAAGATTGGGATTTGTCTCAAAGAGCCACATAACATAACAAAATGACATAACAAAATGCAATCTTCTGTTGTGAACATTTCATTCCAGAGTTTAGTGCAATTTGATAAAACTACACTTTAATTTCATAAAATGCTTTTAATTAAAACATGACAcatctattttgtattttaattgtaaACATACATAATTGCATTAAGCCTTGATATATTTAATTATGATTGGTTGAATACTGTAATCCTAACTGGTAGGTTTCACACAAATTGTTAAATCATAAATCAGTCAAATTTCATGAAGTGatctttatttatgtatttacgcATTTATTTAGTAGTAACAAAGTACCTATttattagaaatttaaaaaatgtatgcaAAGGGAAATAACTAAAGATATTTTCTAATCATGGGTgtatttaaaatagaaatgaaaattatGAGCTTAAAATCAATAGGATGTGAAatggctttttttcttcttctgctttcaaTGTTGCAATTTATATAGATTCTTCAATCATTCTTCACTATGAAAATAATCCCTTTGCTAAACAATCTTCCTGGCTGAATTAGTAAAATATGTTTACCATCATAATGAAATGTTAAAACCATATCTTTTTAAAACCCTGTATTTTGGCTGTTGCTTAGTATGGAATAATATGAGGATAAGACAAGATCTTCCAGACCTTGcacatttaaaatgaaatctcAGTGAAGCATTTTATATTAAAGCAAGAAATTTTCTTCCAATTACTAAGAATAATACGAATCATTTAATTTCTGTGTCTTATCTTTATAAATTCAGTGCTTAACTAATCATTTAAGCCTTATTAAAAACTCAAATATGTAAGAATCTATTCTGTTAGCAACATGCATGATAATTCAGTGAATTAATTCCCAAATTATTCTACATGTGCTGAAGAAAATAGTTAAAAGATATAGAATATTTATTAAGAAGCCTCAATAAACAGGGACAATGAAGCGGAACAAGCTTGGCtccatttcttttccttaattAAATTTTTTGGCACAAAGATGGTACAAATTCTGCAGATATAAGTTTTTCTCTGATtatacatatttttgtaataCCATAAAGAAAGAGGTGTACATAAAATGGTTGTATGATTTATTCTGATCCCAGAGCAAACATTCCAGAAGTCACAGTATTATCATATGTTTCCAGGAAGTTGACAAAATACACTGAAACTTCCATACTATTTAATAATCCCAATACATTTAGTTAAATAcaaattataattatttcagtGGAACATAATTCTAAACAtaccatataccgtatttttcagagtataagacacaccaaggttttgaagagactttttttaaaaaaaaaaagtaggtaccgtaggtagatagagggagagaaagagagaaatacagtaagtaggtagggagagagagagtgagtaggtaggttgcTAggtaaagagatagagagaaatacagtagatagatagggcgagagagagagtaggtaggtacataggtagatagagggggggagagagaaatacagtagttagggagacagacagagagagagagagggagagaggcagggagggagggagaaagagagagagaaagagaaacagatggtaggtaggtagtgtttccaggtgtatttatccatgtgctggagaaagaaatagctgacaatctgcagcacctaactttgtttctgctggcacagcacttgatcaatgtaattctcatcaatcagttaaagagctttccaaaaggggggaggagtttttgcactctgcaaacctcccaaaaatggcatgaatagccttcacaaaaacaggcccatcccCCCCCCgcacaaaaaaggcatgaatagcctggggggaggggagcaaaaacaagcaaaaaccggcccatttttcacaaaaaccggcccatttttttgtcaacaaAATTGCATGTACAGCCTGTgctgcttggggagggggggggggcagcaaaaactggccagttttttgctcatttctgcccttctcaGCCTCCAGTTCTCTGAAAGCTCCATAAGGGTATgcccagccattttggtgaaggggcagggctttgggaggcaaaaaaatgctgtattcaatgtataagacgcacccagattttcagcctcttttttgaggcaaaaaggtgcgtcttatactcccaaaaatactgtaaatattggAATTAGGATAGGACTGGGGAGATCATGGATGAAgtcaatctcagaaaattattgGATGAGTTGAGCCATCCAATCTCAACCCAATCTGCCTCACAGAAGCTTGTATGTAAGCAACCTTGAATTACTGAAGAAggaggatgaggagaaggaggggcAGAGGAGGAGTTGAAGCATTTCAGCCATTACTATAGAAGTATTCTTTGATACACAAAGTTATGGGGTTTAAAACTAACGcaaatattatttttgagggaAACTGTATTCTTACCTCATCTTTTGGTAGAAAAGCAGACAAGAAATCTCCTGGCTTTCTTGTCACCATATTTGTTTCATAATGGATCAACCGATAAGGCTCTATGTTCAGGAAAGTAGTGATCCATTCAGCTGCTTCATCTCCACAATCCCTGCCTTGAGTCTGGAGTCCATATCGTCTTAATAGaacaaaagaaacatttctgCAATTCCTTGGAAGCTAGGCACTCAATACATATTTCAGTATTTCATGTTCTTCCATGCTTCGCCTTTCTGTGTTCTGCTTGCATATAAAGCAGCTTAACTACCATACCACCCATGAACATCTAAAATTACTCCACAAATCTAACACCACTGGAATTTTAATAATGTAATTTAATAGCTACCTAAATTAACAggaaaaaaggatagaaagaAAGCCACAGTAAGACTATGAGTAAAAGTATAAAGATATTTACTGGGGGATGGGGGGAGCATTCATGAGTATTAATAAAAATCAAGAgttagaaataattattttagctCTGAGTATCTTCCTA
Encoded proteins:
- the LOC116508041 gene encoding mitochondrial amidoxime reducing component 2-like isoform X1 → MADFAALVPFSGLPPPLLLAYICTAAALLYGVVAAWRWQWSRRSRSPRLKLVGTVAALFIYPVKSCRGVSVKRAEMTSLGLGSEKLRDRFWTVIKEDGQMLSAKNIPRMVLISVSCEEDYLILNAPGMKTLRIPVDLPQTNSIWNCTRYGLQTQGRDCGDEAAEWITTFLNIEPYRLIHYETNMVTRKPGDFLSAFLPKDEVAYAEASPLLLISEASLDDLNTRLEKKASITIFRPNIVIKGCSPYEEDYWIDILIGTVKLKGKMSCPRCIFTAVDPETGIIGEKEVLKTLKSYRKCDPSEEHDYKSNPPFGWLYGVEETGTLEVGDPVYKIIS
- the LOC116508041 gene encoding mitochondrial amidoxime reducing component 2-like isoform X2, producing the protein MADFAALVPFSGLPPPLLLAYICTAAALLYGVVAAWRWQWSRRSRSPRLKLVGTVAALFIYPVKSCRGVSVKRAEMTSLGLGSEKLRDRFWTVIKEDGQMLSAKNIPRMVLISVSCEEDYLILNAPGMKTLRIPVDLPQTNSIWNCTRYGLQTQGRDCGDEAAEWITTFLNIEPYRLIHYETNMVTRKPGDFLSAFLPKDEVAYAEASPLLLISEASLDDLNTRLEKKASITIFRPNIVIKGCSPYEEDYWIDILIGTVKLKGKMSCPSYRKCDPSEEHDYKSNPPFGWLYGVEETGTLEVGDPVYKIIS